In one window of Orcinus orca chromosome 17, mOrcOrc1.1, whole genome shotgun sequence DNA:
- the C17H8orf90 gene encoding uncharacterized protein C8orf90 homolog has product MASPGAQAADMASPGSGDPSLAGLPPRPVATPGPAATPEPPFPDIYCGDAQLWEAHFRGIGRAYCALGKEDDFAIRVLTEDFTLPFPFAWPPGPDPARGPLFYDPHDRTGFDFLLGGPDAPPPALLRPLHNTAQAAVRKRRLEQLALSYARAGGGPRPGFAPLLPAPTAGSALPGPVGPKAASPGGGAPRLG; this is encoded by the exons ATGGCTTCCCCCGGTGCCCAGGCTGCTGACATGGCTTCCCCCGGTTCCGGGGACCCCAGCCTGGCAGGTCTGCCCCCTCGTCCTGTAGCCACTCCAG GTCCCGCCGCGACCCCGGAGCCCCCGTTCCCGGACATCTACTGCGGAGATGCACAGCTCTGGGAGGCACACTTCCGCGGCATCGGGCGCGCCTACTGTGCGCTGGGCAAGGAGGACGACTTCGCCATCCGCGTGCTCACGGAGGACTTCACGCTGCCTTTTCCTTTCGCCTGGCCACCGGGGCCCGACCCGGCCCGCGGGCCGCTCTTCTACGACCCGCACGACCGCACGGGCTTTGACTTCCTGCTGGGGGGCCCCGACGCGCCGCCCCCGGCGCTGCTGCGGCCCCTGCACAACACGGCGCAGGCGGCGGTGCGCAAGCGGCGCCTGGAGCAGCTGGCGCTGAGCTATGCGCGCGCGGGTGGCGGCCCCCGGCCGGGCTTCGCGCCGCTCCTGCCCGCGCCCACCGCCGGCAGCGCCTTGCCGGGGCCCGTGGGGCCTAAGGCCGCCTCCCCCGGCGGGGGCGCCCCCAGGCTGGGTTAG